In Papaver somniferum cultivar HN1 chromosome 1, ASM357369v1, whole genome shotgun sequence, a genomic segment contains:
- the LOC113332550 gene encoding heme-binding protein 2-like: MGHFCASSFVVSFYVPKENQANVPPAKGLHVQKWNTKYAAVRQFGGFISGDDELGEEAAALHASLAGSKWSSAVDKSRLSSESAYTVAGYNSPFEFENRVNEIWMMFEMEE; this comes from the coding sequence ATGGGCCATTTCTGTGCATCATCATTCGTTGTTAGCTTTTATGTACCTAAAGAGAACCAAGCTAATGTACCTCCAGCAAAAGGCTTACACGTTCAAAAGTGGAACACGAAATATGCAGCAGTAAGGCAATTTGGTGGGTTCATATCTGGTGATGATGAACTTGGAGAAGAAGCAGCTGCATTGCATGCTAGTCTTGCTGGTTCTAAATGGTCATCTGCTGTTGACAAAAGCAGACTATCTTCAGAATCTGCTTACACTGTGGCAGGCTATAACTCTCCGTTTGAATTTGAGAACAGAGTGAATGAGATATGGATGATGTTCGAGATGGAAGAGTAA
- the LOC113299664 gene encoding ubiquitin carboxyl-terminal hydrolase 15-like, protein MLEPREADIPALFLVFVVFPLVTYILLGKWNEAAKKKERIDLLAQLAAEEALRAAEAMATATVIYPVDISPKPNFHPCARCFGPATTRCSKCKSVRYCSGKCQIVHWRHGHKQECQMLEMASSNLSSKPTPYEGSFDENISPNENLNSRAYASDDKHAMHNNAPFYRSHLPAAAPLTTASMSRSNQELPNAEETLFGFVAESLKDRATNSSLPFPNPAKSATSRNEIVNDDSGASAEEIPRRHSTNSRPASGRERTGPRSGAMRESHKISGQTRNVFEPSTDGSTPTAVYLDPNGRNASNIKMDPSRCSFPEEGPSFNNERVESSAKKISSKENKSKSKSHFIEPQTSSSPKPVPEGPREGQNPRTDRRGCLTNELKISQVSVSTALPAQGSNSIWEMGGMKIPGLRKLSKVHRQDPAGVTMDGHKKIKVLFPYEEFIKCFCCEVMDLSPRGLLNCGNSCYANAVLQCLTCTKPLTIYLLRRLHSRHCRKKNWCLMCELEQHVMMLREGGGPLSPNRILSHMQSIGCQMGSGSQEDAHEFLRLLVTSMQSICLEGLGVEKEVDPRLQETTFIQHIFGGRLRSKVKCLRCQHESERYENIMDLTLEILGWVESLQDALTQFTACEDLDGENMYRCGRCAMYVRARKQLSIHEAPNILTIVLKRFQEGKYGKINKCITFPDLLDMIPFMTGTGDSPPLYMLYAVIVHLDTFNASFSGHYVSYVKDLQGTWFRINDTEVQPVSISQVMSEGAYMLFYTRSYPRPPRGSTEKPATLPRIPASVRQGVSKTHKFSSIGQTRPDVYMGHVSPTSTRQVPPMREKFSDSRSFDFSDATSTDWSLFTSSDDSSFTTESTRDSFSTADYSDSVNADPFSSIFNTHPPEYYSQSNISYRRFSHKQQQSRFLSEGKGFVLDSYLTTQPLVSLQSVEIPKQISASSNTELPSF, encoded by the exons ATGCTTGAGCCAAGGGAAGCTGATATACCTGCGCTTTTTCTGGTCTTTGTTGTGTTCCCTCTGGTTACTTACATCTTGCTCGGTAAATGGAACGAGGCTGCCAAAAAGAAGGAGAGGATAGATCTTCTTGCTCAATTAGCAGCCGAAGAAGCTCTTCGTGCGGCTGAAGCAATGGCTACTGCTACTGTTATTTATCCTGTTGATATTTCTCCAAAACCCAATTTTCATCCTTGTGCCAGATGCTTTGGTCCTGCTACCACCCGTTGCTCCAAATGCAAGTCTGTTAGATACTG TTCTGGGAAGTGTCAAATAGTTCACTGGAGGCATGGTCACAAGCAAGAATGCCAGATGTTGGAAATGGCTTCCTCAAATTTGTCTTCCAAGCCTACTCCATATGAAGGATCATTTGATGAAAACATTTCACCAAATGAAAATCTCAACTCACGGGCCTATGCAAGTGATGACAAACATGCTATGCACAACAATGCTCCCTTTTATCGATCAcatcttcctgctgctgctcctctTACTACTGCTTCTATGTCTAGAAGCAACCAAGAACTCCCGAACGCTGAAGAAACCCTATTTGGATTTGTGGCAGAATCGCTGAAAGATCGAGCCACCAACTCATCTTTGCCGTTCCCAAATCCAGCAAAGAGTGCTACTTCGAGAAACGAG ATAGTGAATGACGACTCTGGTGCATCGGCAGAAGAGATTCCTAGAAGGCATAGCACCAATAGTCGTCCTGCCTCTGGCCGTGAACGTACTGGTCCAAGAAGTGGTGCCATGCGCGAAAGTCATAAGATAAGTGGCCAAACTCGAAATGTATTTGAACCAAGTACTGATGGTAGTACCCCCACTGCAGTTTATTTAGATCCAAATGGGAGAAATGCATCTAATATTAAGATGGATCCTAGTAGATGTAGTTTTCCCGAGGAGGGACCGTCCTTTAATAATGAAAGAGTGGAATCCTCGGCTAAAAAGATctcaagcaaagaaaacaaatctaaaaGTAAATCACATTTTATAGAGCCCCAAACTTCTTCATCACCAAAACCAGTTCCTGAAGGACCAAGAGAAGGGCAAAATCCAAGGACGGATAGAAGGGGATGCCTAACAAATGAATTGA aaatctcTCAAGTAAGTGTTTCAACGGCGCTCCCTGCCCAAGGAAGCAATAGCATATGGGAAATGGGAGGTATGAAGATACCTGGTCTAAGAAAATTATCGAAAGTGCATAGGCAGGACCCTGCTGGGGTTACCATGGATGGTCATAAAAAAATTAAG GTTTTGTTCCCTTATGAGGAATTCATAAAGTGCTTCTGCTGTGAAGTAATGGACCTTTCTCCTAGAGGCCTTTTAAACTGTGGAAACAG TTGCTATGCAAATGCTGTGTTGCAATGTTTGACATGCACAAAGCCTCTCACCATCTATCTGCTCCGCAGACTACATTCAAGACACT GCCGGAAGAAAAACTGGTGTCTTATGTGTGAGCTCGAGCAGCACGTGATGATGTTGAGAGAAGGTGGAGGCCCTTTGTCTCCTAATAGAATCCTCTCGCACATGCAAAGTATTGGCTGTCAGATGGGTAGTGGAAGTCAGGAGGATGCTCATGAATTCTTAAG GCTTTTGGTAACATCTATGCAATCAATATGCCTTGAGGGTCTGGGTGTTGAGAAGGAAGTTGATCCAAGATTgcaagaaacaacattcatacaACACATATTTGGTGGTCGTCTTCGGTCAAAG GTCAAGTGTCTGAGGTGTCAGCATGAGTCAGAGCGATATGAAAACATAATGGATCTTACACTTGAGATACTTGGTTGGGTTGAGTCACTGCAAGATGCACTCACTCAATTCACGGCATGTGAGGATTTGGACGGAGAAAACATGTACAGATGTGGAAG GTGTGCCATGTATGTGAGAGCCCGAAAGCAGTTGAGTATACATGAGGCGCCAAACATCCTTACGATCGTTTTGAAAAGGTTTCAG GAGGGAAAATACGGGAAAATAAACAAATGCATTACTTTCCCAGACTTGTTGGACATGATACCATTCATGACTGGAACAGGCGATAGTCCTCCCTTGTACATGCTATATGCGGTCATTGTGCATTTGGACACATTTAATGCATCATTTTCTGGGCATTATGTATCGTATGTTAAGGATCTGCAAGGCACATGGTTCAGGATAAATGACACCGAG GTCCAGCCAGTATCAATTAGCCAGGTGATGTCAGAAGGTGCATACATGTTATTCTACACAAG GTCTTACCCACGTCCTCCACGAGGCTCTACTGAAAAACCTGCGACGCTACCCCGTATTCCAGCCTCGGTAAGGCAGGGTGTATCGAAAACTCATAAATTTTCAAGTATAGGGCAAACTAGACCCGACGTTTATATGGGTCATGTAAGTCCGACATCAACCAGACAGGTCCCACCAATGAGAGAAAAATTTTCAGACTCCAGAAGCTTTGACTTTTCAGATGCGACATCAACCGACTGGTCTCTTTTCACAAGCTCAGATGATTCGTCATTTACTACTGAGAGTACCCGTGATTCATTCAGTACCGCAGATTATTCTGATTCTGTAAATGCTGATCCCTTTTCGTCGATATTCAACACCCACCCACCAGAATACTATTCGCAAAGTAACATTTCCTACAGAAGGTTCTCCCACAAGCAGCAGCAGTCGAGATTCCTTTCTGAAGGCAAAGGATTTGTTTTAGATTCGTACCTGACAACCCAACCACTCGTAAGCTTACAGAGCGTAGAGATTCCTAAACAGATAAGTGCCTCTTCTAACACCGAATTACCATCCTTTTAG